In Miscanthus floridulus cultivar M001 chromosome 5, ASM1932011v1, whole genome shotgun sequence, one genomic interval encodes:
- the LOC136452029 gene encoding probable beta-D-xylosidase 2, producing the protein MFPPFCNLHHSGPSSYTPPHCACFVRSPSPRQRMPLAAMASASSSSRSRYPPILVALLCAIAAISSSAAAGPGGAGGLGPISTNGKNYTKVCDPARFAALGLDMSRFRYCDASLPYAERVRDLVGRLVLEEKVRNLGDQAEGAPRVGLPPYKWWGEALHGVSDVGPGGTWFGDVVPGATSFPLVINSAAAFNESLWRAIGGVVSTEIRAMYNLGHAELTYWSPNINVVRDPRWGRASETPGEDPFVVGRYAVNFVRGMQDVVVDRPYSDPFSRPIKVSSCCKHFAAYDVDAWFKADRLMFDAQVEERDMVETFERPFEMCIRDGDASCVMCSYNRINGIPACADARLLSETVRGQWQLHGYIVSDCDSVRVMVRDAKWLNYTGVEATAAAMKAGLDLDCGMFWEGARDFFTTYGVDAVRRGKVKEADVDNALSNVYTTLMRLGFFDGMPEFESLGATNVCTKDHKELAADAARQGMVLLKNDARRLPLDPRKINSVSLVGLLEHINATDVMLGDYRGKPCRIVTPYNAIRKMVNATHVHACDSGACNTAEGMGRASRTAKIADATIVIAGLNMSVERESNDREDLLLPWNQTSWINAVAEASPTPIVLVIMSAGGVDVSFAHNNTKIGAIVWAGYPGEEGGTAIADVLFGKYNPGGRLPLTWFKNEYVNQIPMTSMALRPDAAHGYPGRTYKFYGGPAVLYPFGHGLSYTTFTYASGITGATVTIPIGAWEHCKMLTYKSGAAPSPSPACPALNAASHRCNEVVSFSLTVANTGGVGGDHVVPVYTAPPPEVGDAPLKQLVAFRRVFVPAGAVVDVPFALNVCRTFAIVEETAYTVVPSGVSTVIVGDDALALSFAVTINLAV; encoded by the exons ATGTTCCCGCCATTCTGCAATCTGCACCACAGCGGCCCCTCTTCATATACCCCACCGCACTGTGCATGCTTCGTCCGCAGCCCAAGTCCCCGGCAGAGGATGCCTCTTGCCGCAATGGCATCGGCATCCTCCTCGTCCCGCTCCCGGTATCCCCCCATCTTGGTCGCTCTCTTGTGCGCCATTGCCGCCATCTCTTCCTCTGCGGCCGCTGGCCCCGGCGGCGCAGGCGGTCTCGGTCCCATCAGCACCAACGGGAAGAACTACACCAAGGTGTGCGACCCCGCACGGTTCGCGGCGCTGGGCCTGGACATGTCGCGCTTCCGGTACTGCGACGCGTCGCTGCCGTACGCCGAGCGGGTGCGCGACCTCGTGGGCCGCCTCGTGCTGGAGGAGAAGGTGCGCAACCTCGGGGACCAGGCGGAGGGCGCGCCCCGCGTGGGCCTGCCGCCGTACAAGTGGTGGGGGGAGGCCCTCCACGGCGTGTCCGACGTCGGCCCGGGCGGCACGTGGTTCGGCGACGTGGTGCCCGGCGCCACCAGCTTCCCGCTCGTCATCAACAGCGCCGCGGCGTTCAACGAGTCGCTGTGGCGCGCCATCGGCGGCGTGGTGTCCACGGAGATCAGGGCCATGTACAACCTGGGCCACGCCGAGCTCACCTACTGGAGCCCCAACATCAACGTGGTGCGCGACCCGCGGTGGGGGCGCGCCAGCGAGACCCCCGGCGAGGACCCCTTCGTCGTCGGCCGCTACGCCGTCAACTTCGTCCGCGGGATGCAGGACGTCGTCGTCGACCGCCCCTATTCCGACCCGTTCTCGCGGCCCATCAAGGTGTCCAGCTGCTGCAAGCACTTCGCCGCCTACGACGTGGACGCGTGGTTCAAGGCCGATCGCCTCATGTTCGACGCGCAGGTGGAGGAGCGCGACATGGTCGAGACCTTCGAGCGCCCCTTCGAGATGTGCATCCGGGACGGCGACGCCAGCTGCGTCATGTGCTCCTACAACCGCATCAACGGCATCCCCGCCTGCGCCGACGCGCGGCTGCTGTCGGAGACCGTCCGGGGCCAGTGGCAGCTCCACGGGTACATCGTCTCCGACTGCGACTCGGTCCGCGTCATGGTCCGGGACGCCAAGTGGCTCAACTACACCGGCGTCGAGGCCACCGCCGCGGCCATGAAGGCCGGGCTCGACCTCGACTGCGGCATGTTCTGGGAGGGCGCCCGGGACTTCTTCACCACCTACGGCGTCGACGCCGTCCGGCGGGGGAAGGTCAAGGAGGCCGACGTCGACAACGCGCTCAGCAACGTCTACACCACCCTGATGCGGCTCGGCTTCTTCGACGGCATGCCGGAGTTCGAGTCCCTCGGCGCCACCAACGTCTGCACCAAGGACCACAAGGAGCTGGCTGCCGACGCCGCGAGGCAGGGGATGGTCCTCCTCAAGAACGATGCCCGCCGCCTCCCATTGGACCCCAGAAAGATTAATTCAGTGTCGTTGGTTGGCCTGTTGGAGCACATCAATGCCACGGATGTCATGCTGGGAGACTACCGAG GCAAGCCATGCAGAATTGTGACGCCATACAACGCTATCAGGAAGATGGTGAATGCCACGCACGTGCACGCCTGCGACAGTGGGGCGTGCAACACGGCGGAAGGGATGGGTAGAGCATCCAGGACGGCAAAGATCGCCGACGCGACCATCGTCATCGCCGGCCTGAACATGAGCGTGGAGAGGGAGAGCAACGACAGGGAGGATCTCCTGCTGCCGTGGAACCAGACCAGCTGGATCAATGCCGTCGCCGAGGCCTCTCCCACGCCGATCGTCCTGGTGATCATGTCCGCCGGCGGCGTGGACGTCTCCTTTGCGCACAACAACACCAAGATCGGCGCCATTGTCTGGGCTGGGTACCCCGGCGAGGAAGGCGGCACGGCCATCGCCGACGTCCTCTTCGGAAAATACAATCCAG GAGGACGGCTGCCGCTGACATGGTTCAAGAACGAGTACGTGAACCAGATCCCCATGACGTCCATGGCGCTGCGTCCCGACGCCGCGCACGGCTACCCCGGCCGGACCTACAAGTTCTACGGCGGGCCGGCCGTGCTCTACCCGTTCGGCCACGGCCTCAGCTACACCACCTTCACCTACGCGTCCGGCATCACCGGCGCCACGGTCACCATCCCGATCGGCGCCTGGGAGCACTGCAAGATGCTCACCTACAAGTCGGGCgctgcgccgtcgccgtcgccagcCTGCCCGGCCCTCAACGCCGCCAGCCACAGGTGCAACGAGGTGGTGAGCTTCAGCCTCACGGTGGCGAACACGGGCGGTGTCGGCGGCGACCACGTGGTGCCGGTGTACACCGCGCCGCCTCCCGAGGTGGGCGACGCGCCGCTGAAGCAGCTGGTGGCGTTCCGGAGGGTGTTCGTGCCCGCGGGCGCGGTCGTCGACGTGCCCTTCGCCCTCAACGTGTGCAGGACGTTCGCGATCGTCGAGGAGACGGCGTACACCGTCGTGCCGTCGGGCGTCAGCACGGTCATCGTCGGAGATGACGCGCTGGCGTTGTCGTTCGCTGTCACGATCAACCTGGCAGTGTAG